In Deltaproteobacteria bacterium, one genomic interval encodes:
- a CDS encoding ATP-binding protein encodes MIKSHFSSVHTINLLLDRHESRLARDPDALIGEVTALSENITHVFIDEIQKVPKLCDIVHHLIEDKKVPQKFILTGSSARKLKMAGANLLAGRALYFNLYPFSYRELGAHFDFEKAIRFGLLPQVWQRSGDQSIIRFLRAYGQTYLKEEVWAEHLVRKLEPFRKFLEVAAQHNARLINYSRVATVVGVDIKTVQTYFQILEETHLAVLLEPYSRSIRQQVHAAPRFYFVDTGIARTLSLQVGTKLSASTGEFGHLFEQFFVMECIKLNQYLELGYRFSYLTTKAGAEIDLIIERPGQATILMEIKSSSMQNITHARHLTGFRDDFEDPVMMVVSQDEIRSTKDGIIYLNWRDALNEIFSA; translated from the coding sequence AATCAATCTCCTGTTGGATCGTCACGAAAGTCGATTAGCCCGGGATCCTGACGCTTTGATAGGCGAAGTGACCGCCTTAAGTGAAAACATTACCCATGTTTTTATCGATGAAATTCAGAAGGTACCCAAGCTGTGTGACATCGTTCACCACCTGATCGAGGACAAAAAGGTCCCACAGAAATTCATCCTCACCGGATCGAGCGCTCGCAAGCTCAAGATGGCGGGAGCGAATCTTTTGGCAGGTCGTGCGCTGTATTTTAATTTGTACCCATTTAGCTACCGAGAACTAGGAGCGCATTTTGATTTTGAGAAGGCGATCAGATTTGGACTATTACCGCAAGTTTGGCAGCGCTCCGGTGATCAATCCATCATCCGCTTTCTCCGTGCGTACGGGCAAACCTATTTAAAAGAGGAGGTTTGGGCCGAGCACCTCGTAAGGAAATTAGAACCTTTTCGCAAATTTCTCGAGGTCGCAGCGCAGCACAATGCTCGACTCATTAATTACTCACGCGTTGCTACAGTGGTTGGCGTCGATATAAAGACGGTACAAACTTACTTTCAGATTTTAGAGGAAACCCACCTAGCGGTGCTGCTTGAGCCGTACTCCCGCTCCATTCGGCAGCAAGTCCACGCAGCACCTCGCTTTTACTTCGTTGATACCGGCATAGCTCGCACACTTTCGCTGCAAGTGGGTACAAAACTCAGTGCTTCAACGGGTGAGTTTGGTCACCTTTTTGAGCAATTCTTTGTCATGGAGTGCATCAAGCTCAATCAATATTTAGAGCTCGGTTACCGATTCTCCTACTTGACTACCAAAGCTGGAGCCGAAATCGATTTGATCATCGAGAGACCAGGTCAGGCCACGATCCTGATGGAGATTAAGTCAAGCTCGATGCAAAACATCACTCATGCGCGCCATCTCACTGGATTTAGAGATGACTTCGAAGATCCTGTGATGATGGTGGTGTCGCAAGACGAAATTCGCAGCACTAAGGACGGAATTATTTACTTGAACTGGCGCGATGCCTTGAATGAGATATTTTCCGCGTAG